In Kangiella koreensis DSM 16069, a single window of DNA contains:
- the recN gene encoding DNA repair protein RecN encodes MLTSIHIKDFAIIDQLDLDLKSGMTVITGETGAGKSIMVDALSYALGERADSNVVRNGAKRAEISAYFDIKQLPHVKDWLDEQMLDDDDHCILRRVINHDGRSKAFVNGQPVNLAQVSELGDFLVDIHGQHEHQSLFKPQVHLQLLDRYAGLTEQSAELSKVAAKIGSISSKLKAFQSALKDKNDRKDLISFQLQELEQAPIDKANDIEQEHKRAANASRLLEKGQQSLAALSEDEDTISSNLGRIVHTISDMLAVDEGLKNTHDLLQSALVEIDEASHELRDYLEGLDIDPQAYHELDQQISLLHDLARKHQVSMEELPQTLQELQQELENLEGDEQTFDDLEKELAKLEKQYLELAKTLSTKRQAAAKKLNQEVVKLMQQLGLGNGVFEVAFNQQDASAHKSTGLETAEFMVSTNPGQKPMPLRKIASGGELSRISLALQVINAQTTQLPTLIFDEVDVGIGGGTAEIVGKLLAELGSKAQILCVTHQAQVAAQGHHHLQVSKSQDKKATQTQLLEITEVQRIEEIARMIGGVEITETIRQHAKELLKSA; translated from the coding sequence ATGCTAACCAGTATTCACATCAAAGATTTCGCGATTATCGATCAACTGGATCTCGACCTGAAATCCGGCATGACTGTTATTACCGGTGAAACCGGCGCTGGTAAATCGATTATGGTCGACGCCTTGTCTTATGCGCTGGGCGAGCGTGCCGATAGTAATGTGGTCCGCAATGGCGCCAAGCGAGCGGAAATCAGCGCCTATTTTGATATCAAGCAATTGCCGCACGTCAAAGACTGGTTAGACGAACAGATGCTGGATGATGACGACCATTGTATTTTGCGTCGCGTGATTAACCACGATGGCCGCTCTAAAGCTTTTGTTAATGGCCAGCCAGTGAACTTGGCGCAAGTTTCCGAACTGGGTGATTTTCTGGTCGATATTCACGGCCAACATGAGCATCAATCGCTGTTCAAACCGCAAGTGCATTTGCAGTTGCTGGACCGTTATGCGGGACTGACCGAGCAAAGCGCGGAGCTTAGCAAAGTGGCCGCGAAAATCGGCTCCATTTCTTCCAAGCTCAAAGCCTTTCAAAGCGCCTTAAAAGATAAAAATGACCGCAAGGATCTGATCAGCTTTCAGTTACAGGAACTAGAACAGGCGCCGATTGATAAAGCCAACGATATTGAGCAAGAACATAAGCGCGCGGCCAATGCCAGTCGCCTGCTGGAAAAAGGTCAACAGAGTCTCGCTGCTCTGAGCGAAGATGAAGATACCATTTCCTCCAACCTGGGTCGCATTGTTCATACCATCAGTGACATGCTGGCAGTCGATGAAGGCTTAAAGAATACTCATGACTTATTACAATCCGCTTTGGTAGAAATTGACGAAGCCAGTCATGAACTGCGCGATTATCTGGAAGGTCTTGATATCGACCCACAGGCCTATCATGAACTGGATCAGCAAATTTCACTGTTACATGACTTGGCGCGCAAGCATCAGGTCAGCATGGAAGAGCTGCCGCAAACCTTGCAAGAGTTGCAACAGGAGCTGGAAAACCTGGAAGGAGACGAACAAACCTTTGATGACCTTGAAAAAGAACTGGCAAAACTTGAAAAACAGTATCTTGAACTGGCCAAAACCCTGAGCACTAAACGCCAAGCGGCAGCCAAAAAACTCAATCAGGAAGTGGTTAAGTTGATGCAACAGCTTGGTCTAGGTAATGGTGTTTTTGAAGTGGCCTTTAATCAGCAGGATGCCAGTGCCCATAAAAGTACCGGTCTGGAAACTGCAGAATTCATGGTCAGCACCAATCCCGGTCAAAAACCGATGCCATTGCGCAAAATCGCATCCGGTGGCGAGCTGTCGCGTATCAGTTTAGCGCTACAAGTCATCAACGCTCAGACCACCCAATTACCTACTTTGATATTTGATGAAGTCGATGTTGGCATTGGCGGCGGAACCGCCGAAATTGTCGGTAAATTATTAGCCGAGCTTGGTAGCAAAGCACAGATCTTGTGTGTAACCCACCAGGCCCAGGTCGCCGCCCAAGGCCACCACCACCTGCAGGTCAGCAAATCACAAGACAAGAAAGCGACTCAGACACAACTGCTGGAAATCACCGAAGTTCAACGCATCGAAGAAATTGCCCGCATGATTGGCGGCGTTGAAATCACCGAAACGATTCGACAGCACGCCAAGGAGCTGTTGAAATCAGCATAA
- the nadK gene encoding NAD(+) kinase — translation MPSHLNFATVGIMGKPKHHEVGETIVTLFTFLQQENYSVLVEEAVAKDLDIPDTVQCDWQTLGEECDLIIVVGGDGSMLYASRLMAQYNKPLLGVNRGYLGFLTDIQPQQVTEKVSEILAGDFTEERRFLLEANIDGDDRSSDALNDIVLYPGEISRMIEFEVYIDNSFVYSARGDGLIISTPTGSTAYSLSAGGPILSPSINAITLVPMFPHTLSSRPIAIDADSKVDIVFSNSNPNEARLSCDGQVRFPVQPGEKICVRKRKQDLWLLHPKDYDYFRLLRTKLGWGSKL, via the coding sequence ATGCCGTCACACCTGAATTTTGCAACTGTTGGCATCATGGGCAAGCCCAAACACCACGAAGTTGGCGAGACCATTGTCACCTTATTTACCTTCCTGCAACAGGAAAACTATTCCGTGTTGGTCGAAGAGGCGGTTGCAAAAGATCTCGATATCCCTGATACAGTGCAGTGCGACTGGCAAACGCTAGGCGAAGAGTGCGATCTGATCATTGTGGTTGGCGGTGATGGCAGCATGCTCTATGCCTCACGCCTGATGGCTCAATACAATAAGCCCCTGCTGGGCGTCAATCGCGGTTACTTAGGCTTCTTAACGGATATTCAGCCGCAACAGGTGACTGAAAAAGTCAGCGAAATTCTGGCCGGAGACTTCACCGAAGAGCGACGCTTTTTGCTGGAAGCCAATATCGATGGCGATGACCGCTCGAGCGATGCGCTGAATGACATTGTGCTTTATCCCGGTGAGATTTCGCGCATGATTGAGTTCGAGGTCTATATCGACAACTCATTTGTTTACAGCGCCCGCGGCGATGGTCTGATTATTTCAACACCGACCGGATCGACCGCCTATTCGCTATCCGCTGGCGGCCCTATTCTTTCGCCATCCATTAACGCCATCACTCTAGTGCCGATGTTCCCACACACCTTATCCAGCCGCCCCATCGCCATTGATGCCGACAGCAAGGTGGATATTGTGTTCAGCAACAGCAATCCCAACGAAGCGCGCTTAAGTTGCGATGGCCAGGTCCGTTTCCCGGTGCAACCCGGCGAAAAAATCTGTGTCCGGAAACGCAAACAGGACTTGTGGTTATTACACCCAAAAGATTATGATTACTTCCGCTTATTAAGAACCAAATTAGGCTGGGGCTCAAAGCTCTAA